From the Candidatus Binatia bacterium genome, the window GCGCCGCGCTCGAGTATCCGGACACACCTCCACTGGCGCGAGAGCTTCCCAAGGTCGAGCAGAACTACGGCTACGGGGTCATCCCGAAGTACCAACAGCTGCCCGAGCACTCCCGAGTCATCGATTACGTCCGTCGTTACGACGGGGAGATCATCGGAACCGACATCGAGGTCGGCCGTCTCCGTGCCGCCTTGGAGTCCTCCGGGACACTCGACACCACGCTCATCGTGCTGACCGCCGACCATGGCGAGAGCCTCGGTGAGGGGCGCTACTACTTTCAGCACGGGAAGCTGCTGAACGAGCCGTCCGTCCGCGTGCCGCTGGTTCTCCGTCATCCCGCGCTCCCGCGTGGGCTTCGGAACCCGACGCCCGCGTCTCTGGTCGACGTCTTCCCGACGATTGCCGCGCTGACCGACGTTTCCCCACCGCGTGGCCTTGCAGGCCGGGACCTGAGCGCAGCGATTCGCACACCCGAAACCGCCGCTTCGACCATCCGGGTGACCTATACCGTCACCTCGAACCACAAGACGGCGATTCGCCGTGGCCCGTGGGAGCTTCGCGGCACGCCCCAGCGCAACGGAGCCGCGGACGACTTCCAGAAGGTCGAGCTCTTCGACACCCGCACGTCGCCGCCGACGCGCATTCCCGAAGGAGAGCAGCCAGAGGTTCGGGCGGAGCTCGAACCGCTGCTGCACACCGCAGCCAAGAAGGTGCGCGAGAAGCCCGCGGCGCACCGGACACCGACTGAAGACGAAAAGAAGCGGCTGCGCGCCCTCGGCTATATCGACTGAAGCCCAAACGGCGCTGTCGAGAGCGGTGCACTAATCGTTGCCGAACTGCCAACGCAGCCCAACCGTCGTCGCGATCCTCTCTGCCTCTTCACGACACGACTTGGCCTTCTTCTTCTCGCCACGCTCTGTGAAGAGTCGGGCGCGACCAGCCAGGGCGGCCGCAAGCGTCGTCGGCGCATGAATCTCCCGTGCAACGCGAACCGCTTCCTCGAAGAAATAGTCCGCGCGCTTCCAGGACTCCGAGCCCTGCCGCAACGCGACGGCCCCGAGATCGCACGCGCTTTGTGCGCGACGTAGGCGACCGCCCGCGCGACGACGCACACTCTGCGCCACCCGCTCGGCGCGTTCCGGATGCCCCGCGGCGAGAAAGGCCTCCGTGGCGAACCGCAGCAACTGCTGTACGCCCACGGCCCCTGCCAGGTTGTTCTCGATCTGCCGGAGAAGGCGCTCCTCGTCGATCGGCGCGCCCTCGCCTCGCCCGGCGAGAACCGCGATCGCCGCCAGGTTCGGAACGCCACTGCTCGAACCCACGGCGGCGGCCAGCGCCAACCCCTCCTGCGCCCACGCCAAGGCCGCTGCGAGTTCCCCGCGCAACAGGAACACCGACGCGACTTGACCCGCCGATATGATCCGCACGGTCCGATTCCCGATTTCGGTCGCCAGATGAAAAGTCTTAGTCGACGCCGTCAGAGCGTCGTCGAGATCGTCACGGTAAAGCAACACCGCGTCACGGGAGACTCGCGCCCCAAGCAAGAGGTCCGGAACGTGCTCGGCCTGCGGAGTCGCGGTAACCTCGGCGAGCACGGTCTCCGCGCATTCCGCAGCCTCCTCGAACCGGCCGTCGAGGGCGTACCCCACCGCGAGGCCGCGGCGAACGCGCCAGGACCATTCCACCTCTTCCTCCGCTTGCGCGAGGTCGCGCGCGCGGATCAGACGCTCGAGGCCACTCACGTGCTGTTCGGCCGCACCGAACACGCGCAAGAGTCCCTGGAACGTCTCGACCGCGATACGATCCTGAGCGGTCCCCACGAGATCCAAAAGGCGCTCGATCTCCCCTCCCATCGACTCGATCGCAGCTTCCCTCCCTTCGCCGAAAACCGCGGCGAGCCAGAGGAGTCGAGAGCCCGAGAATAGCGCCTGCCGGGCCGCGCCCTCACCCGCCGTATCGCGACGCGCGATCTCCCACGCCTGCCGGTACAGGTGCGCGGCCGTTCCGTACGCGGGAACGGTCTCCGCGTGGGCCGCCGCGGCAAAGAGGTGGGTGAGGGCCTCGTCGTGGCTCTCTCCGTTGCGAAAGTGGTACGCGAGCACCGCGCTGTGTTCACCCGGGTCGGTCCCATGGCGACGCGAGAGAGCCTCCGCGATTGCGTTGTGCAGCTGGCGGCGCTGCTTCAAGAGCAGTCCTTGATAGGCGACCTCTTGCGTGAGGGCCTGCTCGAAGACGAAGTCGTGCGCCGCGCCGCTCGTCGAGAGCCGCACGACTCCCGCGTCGCGAAGCGCTGCCAGGCGATCGCCGACTTCGATCCCGTCGGGCGACAGCAGCTCCTCCACCAGAGGCGCGGAGAAGTGCCGCCCCATCACGGAAGCCACCTGAAGTACGCGCTTCTCCTCCAGCGGCAGTCGATCGAGGCGAGCTGCGACGATCTCGTGCACCGTAACGGGCACCTCGATCTCGGCGAAGGAGCGCGCCGTGAACGTCCCGTCCCCCGCCTCGACCAGCACACCCGTTTCGAGCAACTCTCGCGTGACCTCTTCTGTGAAGAACGGATTCCCTTCCGCCCGATCGTGCACGGCGTCGACGATCTCGGGCGGGGCTTCGCCGCCGGCAATCGCGTGCACGATCGCCGCCGTCTGTTTCCGCGTGAGACTCGCCAGCTCGATTTCTTCGACGTCCTGGTCGTGCACCCAGGGGACCGGGGAGTCCGGGCGATAGGTGCAGACGACCAGTACGGCCGCCGCCGGGGTTCGCTCAACCAAGACGCCCAGGAGTTCCTTGGACGCCTCGTCGATCCACTGCGCATCCTCCAACACGAGGACCAAGGGGGCACTCCGGCTCTCCGCCAGAAGGAAGCCGGTGACCGAGTCGATCGTCGCGTGACGAAGCTCAGCCCCCTCGAGCCCAGTGGAGCCGCCGGCGTCGAGTCCCAACAGACGCGCCAACGTGGCCGATGCGTCGCCGGAGGGGGCTCCCGCCTCGGCGAAAACCCGGCTCAGCCGCGCCGCAGCCGCGTCTTCGCTTCCGCCTTCCGGAAGGACGTGGCTCTTGAGCGAACCGACGAAGGGGCGGTACGCTGCCCGTTGCGTGTACGAGAAGCACTGGGCCCAGAGCACCGTGCTGGACCGCGCTTCCAAACGCCGAACGAACTCGGTGACGAGCCGTGACGCACCGACCCCGGCGTGACCGACGATCCCGACCGCTTGCCCCTGCCCCTGCGCCGCGCGCTCGAAGGCGGCCTCCAGACACGCAAGCTCCTCTTCGCGCCCGACGAACAGAGCCGAGCGCAACGCGCGCCCCGACAGCGGCGTCTTCGTCGCGAGCGCGCTTTCGACCTCGAACACGGCGACGGGCAGCGCCTTGCCCCGAATCGCTTGTGGGCCGAGAGGCCGGAGTTCGAAGTGCTCGGCAACGAGACGTTGGAGCGACTCGCTGAGAAGAATCGCTCCCGGGCGCGCGAGTGACTGCAGCCGCGCCGCGAGGTTCGTCGTATCGCCGATCGCCGTGTAGTCCAGCTTGAGATCGCCGCCGACCGTGCCGACGATCACGGGCCCGGTGTTGAGTCCGATCCGCGCGGTCAGAGCCGGACGGCCTTCGGCTCGCAGCGAATCACTGAGCGAAGCGAGCCCGTCGCGCACCGCGATTGCCGCCTGAACCGAGCGCATCGGCGCGTCCTCGTGTGCGAGCGGCGCGCCGAACAAGGCCATGACTCCGTCGCCGGCGATCTGATTCACGAGACCTTCCGCACGACCGACTTCGTGAAACACCACCGCTAGGTAGCGATCGAGAAGATCGCGGAACTCCTCCGGGTCCATCGCTTCCGCAATCGAAGCGGAACTCACCAGATCACAGAACAGGACCGACACCTGTTTGCGCTCGCCATCGATTCGCCCGCGCGTCGCGAGAACCTTCTCCGCGAGACCGGCCGGCATCTGCTCACGCAAGCGACGGAACGAACTGGCCAGCGCGACGCGACGCTCATCGGTACCGATGCCGTCCCCGCATGCGGGGCAGTAGACGAACGTCAGATGGACCGGCTGCTCGCATGCCCCGCAGCGCCCCGCGATCTCGACGGCGCACGTGGGGCACTTCTCCACGTCGGCGGGGATCGTGGATCCGCAGCCCAAACAGGTGAGTTCCGACATGGCCATCCTTCCGGGCGGATCATAGAGCCATTCGGCTTCCAGCCGAAGAGCGCTCCACGACCGGGCCTTCCGGCCCGGGCCCGGTTGACAGGGTCCGCGGAGGTTCGCTAGCACCAACGACAAGATCGCGTAGGCGTGAGGGAAGCCGGTGAAACACCGGCACGGCTCCCGCCACTGTAAGTCGGAACGAAAGCGCACGAAGGCCACTGTCCCCGCAGGGATGGGAAGGCAGCGCGTAGTAGGTCGCCGACGAGTCAGGAAACCTAGCCCACGCGGCCGATGCTCGAGGTTCTCCGGGATGTGAGGACGCGGGGTCTCCTATCTTCATAGAAGGACGAAATGGCCGACCGGGCATCCGCTTGAGGCGGCGAGCTTTTCTGGCGTGCGCTCTGGTGTGCGCCACACTGACACTCGGGCCTCGCCCCGTGCTCGCGCAGGACGAGGCAGACGCCGCCGCAGTTGCCACGCCGGACGTCGCGCAACCAGAGTCCGAGCCCGTGCGCGAAGTCCCGATCGACATCGAGAATCTCGAGGTGACGGAAACCTCGCTGCGCACCGTCACCGATGCGACCGCGTTTGCGACCGTGATCGAAGTCACCCAACAGGCGGAAGAGTTCAAGACCGTCGCCCAGGTCTTGTCCGAGACGGCCGGACTTCAGGTGCGCCGGTTCGGCGGGCTCGGCGATTTCGCAACGGTATCCGTCCGCGGTGCGACGTCCGGGCAGGTCCGAATCTACTTCGACGATGTCCCGCTCACCCGCGCGCGAAGTGAAACCGTGAATCTCGCGGGCCTCCCGCTCGAGCCACTCCAGCGAATTGAGGTCTACCGGGGAGCGACGCCCTTGTCGGTCGGCGCCTCCGCACTGGGCGGCGTGATCAACCTGGTCACGAAGGATCCGGGGGAGACCCCCTCCCTTTCGTTTCTCGCCGGCGGCGGATCGTTCGGAACGAGGCAGGCCAGTCTCACCGCGTCCGGAATGCTCGGCGACTGGGGGCTTTTGGGCTCGTTCAACTATCTAGGTTCCGAAGGCGACTTCCCGTTCGACGATGACAACGGCACTCCCGTGAACCCACACGACGACGAGCGGGTCCGACGCGAGAACAACGCGTTCAACTCGGGCGACGTCATCCTGAAGGTGGTTCGCGAGGTGTCTGCCCGGTCGAGAGTCGTCGCGATGAACGAGTTCTTCATCAACGACCAGGGCGTGCCCGGCATCGGCTCGTTCCAATCGAAAGAAGCGAACCTCTTCGAACTACGAAACCTGAGTTACCTGCGATTCGAGGGCGATGGCCTCGAGAATCTACCGACCGAGTTCGATGCCACCCTCTTCTTCATCTACGAGGAAGAACGCTTCGAGGATCCGAAGGGAGACATCGGCCTCGGGCGACGGAACACGCGCTTCCGCACGTTCGCTTCGGGAGCGAACGTACACGGCGCCGAGTCCGTCGGCCGTCATCTCCTCGAGGGCCGCATCGACCTCGGCGGAGAAGTGCTCGTACCGCGCGACCTGATCACGCCCGACCCGATGGACGTCACCCAGTCGCGGATCTCGTTCGACGTCGGCGTCGGCGACACGATGAGCCTGCTCGACGACGATCTCCTCGTCGATGGGCAGTTCCGCTACGAGCTCGTGCACGACGACTTCGGTGGCTTCGTCGACGCGACCGGCCAAGTGACCGACGACTCGAGCGGCGGCACCCAGCATCTCTTCACGCCGCGCATCGGCGCCCGCTACACCATCCAGCCCTGGCTCTGGGCCAAGACGAATGCAGGCAGGTACGGACGCTTCCCGAATTTCTCCGAACTCTTCGGCAACCGCGGCTCGATCGTCGGCAACCCCGACCTCGTTCCGGAAAAGGGCTGGAACGTCGACTTCGGATTCGACGCCCAGCAGGCTACGTGGGGCCCGCTCGACGCACTCCGCGCCGAGGCCGTCTTCTTCTGGCGCGACGTCGACGACCTGATCCTCTTCATACAGAACTCCCAGCGCACGTCCGTACCGCGAAACATCGGAAGCGCCGAGATCTGGGGCATCGAGCTTTCGACCGCGTTCCAAGCCTGGGAGCGCATCGGCTTCACCGCCAATTACACCTACCAGGATGCGCGCGACCGCAGCGCCGCCCCCTCGCGCAACGGCAAACAGCTCCCCGGCATTCCGCAGAACGAGGCCTACACACGAATCGACTACCACCCGTGGGACCTCGTTCCCTTCTACGAACTCTCGTTCACATCAGGGAACTTCCTCGATCGCGCGAACCTCATCGACGTACCGAACCGGCTCCTGCACTCCCTTGGGCTCCAGTACGCGCTCTCTTCGATGCCTCTCACGTTCACGTTCGAGGCGAGAAACATCACCGACAATCAGATCGAGGACGTCGCCGGCTTCCCCCTGCCGGGACGCTCGTTGTTTGGAACCGTGGCTTACCGATGGAACGGTGCCCCGCAGGAGAATTCGTGAAGCACTTCAGCAATCCGACCAAATTCATGGCTACACTCGGCCTGACCGCACTCCTCGCCGCTTGCGGTGGCGGCGGGAGCGACGACGGCGGTGGCGGCGAGAACCCGAACCCGACGGCCACGCCGGCTCCGGCCCCGAGCCCGACTCTCGAGCGAGTCGCCGTAGTTCTCACCACCGACTTCACCAGCAGCTCGTTCGCAACGCTGCCCGTCAGCAACCCCACGTCCGTCACGACCGACGACCGCACCTTGCACAGCGATTCCATCGCGCGCGCCCACGGGTCCGTCTTGTACGTCATCAACCGATTCGGCGCGGACAACATCCAGGCCCTCGACGGAACGAACGACTACACCACGCTTTGGCAGTGCTCCGTCGGCAACGGCAAGAATCCGCAGGACATCGTCGTGCTCGGCGACAAAGGCTACGTCGCTCTGTACGCCGGCGGCGTCGCGGTCGTGAACCTGCGTCCCAGCCAGGACTGCTCAGACTTCGTGATTCAGGAGATCGACCTCTCCTCCCTCGCCGATGCCGATGGGTTTCCGGAGGCCAATCGAATGGTGATCACCAATGGGCTGCTCTACGTGAGCCTGCAACGCCTCGACAACTTCGTCCCGACCGCGACGAGCATGCTCGCCGTCATCGACACCGACACCGATGAGCTCATCGACAGCATCGAACTCTCAGCTCCGAACCCGTTCGCCGAGACGAAGGGACTCCTTCTCGACCCGGACGGCAAGATCCTGGTTGCGGAGGTCGGCGACTTCGGCGCGTTGGACGGCGGCATCGAGCGCATCGACCCGGTCACCGCCACAGCAGAGGGACACTTCATCACCGAGGCGGAACTCGGCGGCAACATTGTCGACTTCACCCTCGTTTCCGACACCCGCGGCTACGCCGTCGTCTCCGACGCCGACTTCAACAACAGCCTCGTGCGCTTCAATCCTTCCACCGGGGAACTCGTCTCGACGCTGGCGACGGGCGCGGCCTACCTGCCCGACGTGGAGTACGATTTGGTCACCGATCAGCTCTTCCTCGCGAGCCAAGACTTCACGAATCCAGGCATCCGGGTGTTCGCCGCCGACGACTCCGAAGTGACGTCATCCCCGATCGACACCGGCCTACCCCCGTTCAACATCAACTTCATCGAGTAACCGGAACGAGCCGTGGGGGGGCTTCGGGCGACACGCCCAGGCCCCCCGCGTGCGAAAACCATCAAACTTTCGAGCCCTCCCGGCGTCTCAAAAAAGATCAGGTTGAAAACAAGCTGGAACAGCCCGTAAGCTCCCGACGGCGGTCGTGATACATCGGCCGATCAGGGGGCCCCGATGACGCGTCGCATTTTCTCATTTTCCACGCCAGCATTGCTGGCGATCTGCCTTTTCCTCACCGCAGGCTGCGGCAGCGACGCTACCAGCGGTGTGGGTAGGAGCACCGGGCCCACGGAGCCCCCGACCGAGCCGGAACCGCCCGTCGAGCCTCCCCCTGGAGAGCCCTCCTGCAGCACGGGTGAGGTATTCGGAAGCACGTTCAAGGCGATCCAGGCCAACATCTTCGAGCAGCGCGGCTGCACGCAGCAGGTCTGCCACGGCAGCTCCGCCGCCGGGGGTCTCGACCTGAGCCCGGACGTGGCCTACCAGAACCTCTTCCAGGTGGACTCCGTCGGCAGTCGCTGGCGACTCATCGAGCCCGGCGACAAGGACCGCAGCCACCTTTGGCTGAAGGTCGCCGCGAAGCTCGATCCGAGCATCACCGTTGCGGGCGCCACGATGCCCAGCGGGCTCCCGCCCATCTCGGAGGACGAGCTCGAAGCCCTTCGTCTTTGGATTTACGCCGGTGCTCCGGAAAACGCGACGGTCCTCGGCACCGAGGACCTGCTCGGCGCCTGCCTCCCGGAGATCAAGCCGATCATCGTCGAGCCCCTCGACCCGCCCGCCGCCGGCGAGGGAATCCAGTTCGTCCTTCCCCCCGTTCTGCTGAAGGCATCGAGCGAGCACGAGATCTGTTTCGCGACGCACTACGACTTCACGGATCAGGTTCCCGACTGGGCGATCGATCCCACGGGTCTGTACTTCCGCTTCTCCGGTCAGGAGCTCCGCCAGGATCCGCAGAGCCATCACCTCGTGTTGATCCACGCGGACTTCGATCCCGACACCAGCGTGGACCATCCCAGTTTCGGCACCTGGACCTGCGGCGGCGGCGCCTCCCACAGCGACGTGTGTGATCCCCTCGACCTCGGATCGTGCGGGGACGACGGCTACTGCCACTCCGAGATCGACCCGGTCTCCATCGGCTGCATCGGGTACGGACCGCCCGGCGGCGGCTTCGGGATCACCGCCCAGCAGATCGGTGGTGCACAAGAAGCGCAGGCATTCATTGAGTTCCGCGAAGGCGTGTTCGGCCAGATGCCTCTGCGCGGGATCGCGTACTGGAGCTCGCACGCCTTCAACCTGACGAACGAAGACACCCTACTCAACGGCCGCATCAACTTCCCGTTCGCAGCAGAACAGACCTTCCCTCTACAGCAGATCTTCAACGTCGAAGCGGTATTCAGTCCGACGGCAGCGCCCTACACCGAGCAGACCATCTGCAACTCCGAGCAGCTCCCGCAGGGCGCGCGACTCTTCGGGCTCACGTCCCACACCCACGAGAAGGGAAAGTACTTCTGGGCCGAACTCCCCGACGGGACGATGATCTACGAGAACTTCATCTACAACGACCCTGTCAAGCAGTTCTTCAGCCCGGAGCTCGAGTTCGACTCTGAAGATCCGGCCGACCGCCGCATTCGCTACTGCGCGCGGTACAACAACGGCATGAACGCCGACGGCTCTCCGAACCCCGAACTGGTCACCCGCTCGTCTCGCGTCCCCGAGAGCGCGCGACAGACGTTCGGCGCGTGTGAGCCGGTTGCCTGCGCGGCCGGGAACATCGGCGCGCCGTGTTCAGGAACCGGCGACGATGCCGCCTGCGACTCCACCCCGGGCGCCAGCGACGGCTTCTGCGACGCCTGCAACATCACCGGCGGGGAGAGCACCGAGAACGAGATGTTCATCCTCATCGGGCAGTACTTCATCGACCCGGCGTTCCCTCAGCCCTCGACCGACGGTCCCGTCTTCGCGGGCCTGGCTTCGGTGCGTAGTACCTCCGGCGATTAGAGCCCGGGGCTCAGTTCTGTGGGCCATGCCTGTGCACCTCGGGCGCACAAACATGTTGACCTCAAGCCACGTCAGTTGATATGCGGCTTGAGTCATTTCCCACAAAACACAGGATTCAGCCTACATGTCCCAGATCACCGACCCACTCACCGCGCTCAACCTCGCCCTGATCGCCGCATTCGCACTCGGCCTTCTCTTGACGAGCGGCCGACGCCGGCTCGCAGCCCAAGCGACCGCGGCCAACGCGAACCGCCGGAGCTAGATTCGAACAACCGGCCTCACGGGCCGGTCTTCGTCCCCACCGGCTCGCCGGCCAGATCGGAGCCCTGCTCGACACAGAGGAGGCGCACGCGACCGGTCGAGACGATCCGCCCCTCTTCGTCGCGCGACGTGGCCTCCCAGAGTTGCACCCGCCGCCCGCGCGTCACTGGCGTCGCTCGAATCGTAATGCGCCCGGACCGAACTGCCCGCACGAAGCTCGTATGGTTCTCCAACCCGACGACGCCGCAGCCGCGCGCCCGCGCGTCCATGCCGGCACCAGTCGAGCAGACCGTCTCCACCACGCTACAGTGAACCCCGCCATGAACGATGCCGTAGGGCTGATGATGCTTCGGCCCTACGTCGTACTCGGCGACGACCTCGTCTCGGTCGGCCGAGAGGATCCGGAGCCCTAGGTGTTGATCCCAATCATTCATGCTCTCAGAGCTCCATTGGGAGGCGCAGGTATTCGTGAAACACGAAATCCCGGTGCGCACGAAGCGCCGGCGTAAACGCGGCGCGGGTCTCTTCGTCCTGCGCGGTGAACATGGGGCGGAGCGCATCCGGAAGAGCACACTGCTCGGGCGGAAGCGGCTCGATCAAGTTGGAGAACGCCGCCCAATAGATGTCGAGCGCGCCCAGACGATTGCCGAAGAAGAACTGATCGCCCTCGTTCCGGCGGAGCTCCAACAGCGAATCGAGCTGGTGAAGGATCGAGACGCAGCGCGCGATCGCCGTCTCCGCAACATCGGCGGAGTGATACCCGTACTCCTGACCGAGGTGCCGCAGGAAGCCTGCCTCCGGGTTCGTCCTTAGCCCCTCGTGGATCGAGAGCAGGCGCCGACACCAACCAAGGCCCATCTCGCCACATATCTCGTGTGCGAGACCAAAGAAGAGTGTCCGATCGGCCTGCGTAGCCGGCAGCAGAGACGGCTCCGAAGAAACTCGCTCGGCCAGGAAGAGAATCTCAGCCCATCCGCTCCGGGGCCGCTCCTGCTCCCAAGCCGCGACCGGATAGCTTTCCTGGCCACTCCACTCGCGAAGAAGCTCGGGAGGGTCGTCGGGCGTGGAGTTCACCAGAAGATACGGGATCTTCTTGCGTTCCATGATGCCCTTCGCGGCCTGCGACCAGGGACTCGGGAGTCCCTGGAGGAGGAGGAGCCGCATCCCCGGAAGATTTTTCGCTTCGCGGATACTGATTGGTGTGGCCATGGGCCGGAGCTAGCATCGGGCATGGGGTCCGGCGAGTCCGCCCCCAGCCGGGGGTCAGGATTCGGGCTGCGGCGGATGCGCGTCGTTCTGGGTCGGTGCGGGGAGCTCGACGACGGTCACTCCGGTGACGCCGTAGCGCTCACGGAGGTCGTCCACAGCCTCCGCCATCACCGCATGCCAGTCCCAATCGACGAACAGATCGGTGTTCATCCGACTTCCTCTCTCAAAACCCGTCATGACGGTATCTGGATGGAAATGCCCGACTCCCGGATCGATGAGTCCTGCCGTCGTAAACGTGAGCCCTAGATGGAAGTCGAGGATGACCTCGAGCAGAAGCTCGTAGCCGATCCCGGACTTCGACATTCCGGCCTCCATCCCCGCCACATCGAGCTCTCCGGCCATATCCGTATTGAACCCACCGAGGATGTGCAGGAGATCGTGCGGGACCAGGACTTCGCTGAAGCTGCCCTTCTCTCCCGGAATCGGAAACTGGCGCTCACGGTAGAAATCGTAGAACACGCGGCCGAGCGTCTCCCGCGGGAATGTTTCGTATTTGTAGTACTGCCGAGCGACGTTCTCGTCGCCTCGGTACTGGCGGAAGCTCTCGATGACGGTCCCGAGTTTTCCAAGGAACCCGTCGCCGGGAACGATCCCCGAGGCGAGGCTCCGCCGGGAGTAGTCCCACAGGAGGCGCTTCATTCGTTTGTCACGCACCTGATGAAGCGACATGAGCGTGTCGGGCGCGACGTCCAGAGCGCTTGCGAATCGGTCGACGATCGCAACTTCTTGCTTGTCGACGACGCCATCGAGGTACGGCATCAAGACCAGGAACTGCACGACCTGTTCGCGGCGCTCCCTGTCGGGAAGTGCCGCAGCAAGCCCCTCCGGCGAGATCGGGGCCAACGCATCCACGTCGATGTCCTCGCGGAGAACGTGGCGCGCGGTCGCCGTGAGCATGTCACGCTCGATCGCATCCAATTCCGGGCGTCGGTGTGCCAGGGCCACCGACTTCATCGCTGCCAGGTAGGCTCGTGCTTGCTCCTGGGTCCAGCTGACCTGCGCCATCTCGTCCTCCAGTTCTCGTCGGAACTTCCCAGATTATCGGGCAGTTGTGAAATAGACATGAACCCGTGCGGCGGGCTGGCCAAGAACCCGGAGATCGCGCCTATCAGGGGCCATGCCCACTCCTCATCCTGACCAACCCGAACCTGCTCGACCCGGAGGCCGGGAAGATCCGCGACGGCCACCACGTCCTGATCGAGGCCCATGTCCACGTGCCCCTCACAGCCATGGATCTCGCGGCAATGACCCGGAAGCCGGCGATGCTGGTCGCGTACAAAGCCGCGCCGATCATGCGCCGGGTGCTGAAGCGCGGCTTCACGACGGTACGAGACACCGCCGGCGCCGTGTGACCTATTTCAAAATCGACGAACTCGGTCGGGAACTCGG encodes:
- a CDS encoding sulfatase — its product is MAFSSPTDASLVSPDGTRPNVLLITVDTLRADHLGAYGYRLPTSPEIDRLASEGVLFTDAITPVPTTAPALASLLTSRHADGHGVRENFGELPDGLTTIGETFAEAGYDTAAFYGNGAIQNGFGQGFGRFEAFADHWFFRDKAGTDKAIAWLETAKAPWFLWIHFMDPHGPYNSSASDRSAALEYPDTPPLARELPKVEQNYGYGVIPKYQQLPEHSRVIDYVRRYDGEIIGTDIEVGRLRAALESSGTLDTTLIVLTADHGESLGEGRYYFQHGKLLNEPSVRVPLVLRHPALPRGLRNPTPASLVDVFPTIAALTDVSPPRGLAGRDLSAAIRTPETAASTIRVTYTVTSNHKTAIRRGPWELRGTPQRNGAADDFQKVELFDTRTSPPTRIPEGEQPEVRAELEPLLHTAAKKVREKPAAHRTPTEDEKKRLRALGYID
- a CDS encoding AAA family ATPase translates to MSELTCLGCGSTIPADVEKCPTCAVEIAGRCGACEQPVHLTFVYCPACGDGIGTDERRVALASSFRRLREQMPAGLAEKVLATRGRIDGERKQVSVLFCDLVSSASIAEAMDPEEFRDLLDRYLAVVFHEVGRAEGLVNQIAGDGVMALFGAPLAHEDAPMRSVQAAIAVRDGLASLSDSLRAEGRPALTARIGLNTGPVIVGTVGGDLKLDYTAIGDTTNLAARLQSLARPGAILLSESLQRLVAEHFELRPLGPQAIRGKALPVAVFEVESALATKTPLSGRALRSALFVGREEELACLEAAFERAAQGQGQAVGIVGHAGVGASRLVTEFVRRLEARSSTVLWAQCFSYTQRAAYRPFVGSLKSHVLPEGGSEDAAAARLSRVFAEAGAPSGDASATLARLLGLDAGGSTGLEGAELRHATIDSVTGFLLAESRSAPLVLVLEDAQWIDEASKELLGVLVERTPAAAVLVVCTYRPDSPVPWVHDQDVEEIELASLTRKQTAAIVHAIAGGEAPPEIVDAVHDRAEGNPFFTEEVTRELLETGVLVEAGDGTFTARSFAEIEVPVTVHEIVAARLDRLPLEEKRVLQVASVMGRHFSAPLVEELLSPDGIEVGDRLAALRDAGVVRLSTSGAAHDFVFEQALTQEVAYQGLLLKQRRQLHNAIAEALSRRHGTDPGEHSAVLAYHFRNGESHDEALTHLFAAAAHAETVPAYGTAAHLYRQAWEIARRDTAGEGAARQALFSGSRLLWLAAVFGEGREAAIESMGGEIERLLDLVGTAQDRIAVETFQGLLRVFGAAEQHVSGLERLIRARDLAQAEEEVEWSWRVRRGLAVGYALDGRFEEAAECAETVLAEVTATPQAEHVPDLLLGARVSRDAVLLYRDDLDDALTASTKTFHLATEIGNRTVRIISAGQVASVFLLRGELAAALAWAQEGLALAAAVGSSSGVPNLAAIAVLAGRGEGAPIDEERLLRQIENNLAGAVGVQQLLRFATEAFLAAGHPERAERVAQSVRRRAGGRLRRAQSACDLGAVALRQGSESWKRADYFFEEAVRVAREIHAPTTLAAALAGRARLFTERGEKKKAKSCREEAERIATTVGLRWQFGND
- a CDS encoding TonB-dependent receptor; amino-acid sequence: MLAQDEADAAAVATPDVAQPESEPVREVPIDIENLEVTETSLRTVTDATAFATVIEVTQQAEEFKTVAQVLSETAGLQVRRFGGLGDFATVSVRGATSGQVRIYFDDVPLTRARSETVNLAGLPLEPLQRIEVYRGATPLSVGASALGGVINLVTKDPGETPSLSFLAGGGSFGTRQASLTASGMLGDWGLLGSFNYLGSEGDFPFDDDNGTPVNPHDDERVRRENNAFNSGDVILKVVREVSARSRVVAMNEFFINDQGVPGIGSFQSKEANLFELRNLSYLRFEGDGLENLPTEFDATLFFIYEEERFEDPKGDIGLGRRNTRFRTFASGANVHGAESVGRHLLEGRIDLGGEVLVPRDLITPDPMDVTQSRISFDVGVGDTMSLLDDDLLVDGQFRYELVHDDFGGFVDATGQVTDDSSGGTQHLFTPRIGARYTIQPWLWAKTNAGRYGRFPNFSELFGNRGSIVGNPDLVPEKGWNVDFGFDAQQATWGPLDALRAEAVFFWRDVDDLILFIQNSQRTSVPRNIGSAEIWGIELSTAFQAWERIGFTANYTYQDARDRSAAPSRNGKQLPGIPQNEAYTRIDYHPWDLVPFYELSFTSGNFLDRANLIDVPNRLLHSLGLQYALSSMPLTFTFEARNITDNQIEDVAGFPLPGRSLFGTVAYRWNGAPQENS
- a CDS encoding PaaI family thioesterase encodes the protein MNDWDQHLGLRILSADRDEVVAEYDVGPKHHQPYGIVHGGVHCSVVETVCSTGAGMDARARGCGVVGLENHTSFVRAVRSGRITIRATPVTRGRRVQLWEATSRDEEGRIVSTGRVRLLCVEQGSDLAGEPVGTKTGP